The Chrysemys picta bellii isolate R12L10 chromosome 3, ASM1138683v2, whole genome shotgun sequence DNA window ATTCCCCACAGTGGCAAGTGTACAGCTACCGGCCAAGAGTACACTTTCTCTTTATGCACACCGCACTGACGCATAGCTGTTCTACTTGGTTATTTCAGAGGCTTTACTGTCCCATGCCCCATTGGGCACAGGTCTGGCTGAAATATCCATAGCTGTGATTCTGCCCATTTGacacttttattatttattatatgtattttcatagcacctaggagccctagtggcccaggcccccattgtggtaggcgctTTAGAAACACAGCATAAAGATGGTCcttgctgcagggagctcacagtCTAAGACCAGAAACAATATATAGAGACCGACAGACGGGAAAGTACAAGTAAACAACGCGACTGACTTTTAAAATGCTTCTTTTGATGTCCCTGACTTCCTCTTTGTGTGCCTTTTTGTTTTCCCCTGGAAATTGCTGCTTTTGACAGCAGTCAGAGTTTACTCTGTGATCATTTAGAAGGGAGGGCAGCGTGTACCTGCGGAAGCCTTTTGAGAGGTAGTTGTAATGCTTCTTTTACGTTATGAGTAGTGCAACTTGTAAAGCATCAGCTTGTGCTTCTCCCTGTCTCCTGTAGGGTCCTGTGATTCTCATTTGTCCAGGGTTTttattgtgtatgtgtgtgtggcagTGGGAGGGTAGAGGATTGGGGTGAAGGTGGAAGGGCAAGAGAAATCCACCAGGATTCTACAGGACCCAGACTTAGGTGAAGGAGGGCCTTCTGGGGCCAATAATTTTACTCCTGGATCAATCAGAAGAGCAGCTTTGGAGTGCCATGAGGCATTGTCAGTCCAAGCAGTGAGCTTTGGACCAGAATCTGCTCCTCTGATCCCCGGGTGGCAGTATGTGGCACTTAAATCTGTATTCAATAAGTTAACATTTGCTTGCTTTATTGTTTCTCTCAGGTTGGGGCAGATGGTTTGATGAAGATGAGTGGCTCAGCACTCAACAATGAGTTCTTCACTTCAGCTGCCCAAGGCTGGAAGGAGAGGTTGTCAGAAGGTGAGTGTCTTGCCCTGGGAAGCAAGGAGCTATAAACTGTGAACTTCTGAGGAGTTTCTTCTTATGTGgcatctccattactggaggtttgCAGCCATAATAGCCCATTTGTTATGATCCTCTTCTAAGCTTTTTGTGGGTAAATAATCCTCTTGATCCCCCAGGATAGCACACAGTCTGCCCCCAAGGTCTTCTTTTTCTGCCTTGTGCTCTTCTGCCATCATCTTTCCTTTCCAGTGCCCATAAACGTGCATTGCCTGCTGAACCCCTTAAAATGTGCTCTGCAAATCAAATCTTTCTTTTCATAAGATCTCTGACTAGTGTTTGCTGAGTTCCAATCATCTCCAATATCTTTTTGTTGGTTACACAGCTTATATATTTTTAGAATTCTTCTATAACACCATAATTCAAAGAACTGTAATTTCTTTATTATCAATTGTTTGCATGTCCGTGTTTCACAGCAGTAATTTAACACAGGCCAAATGTAAGTTTTTTGGAGCTAGACTTTAATCTTCAGATTTGTGTCTCTTCTCATCAGATGTTTATTCTTCCAGAATGTCTCTCACCCTTGCTGTTTTGGTGCTGATTTCAGTTTCTAATCTTCCATCTTCTATAATGATGCATCCTAAAGCAATAATGTCACTTGCTGTACAGTTGTGTCATTCATTGGAATCTTGCATGTTTTCCCAGGATTCTTGCATATCACCATGTCTTATCCACATTCAGTTCTAGACCATACTCTACCATATCCATACATAATCTCCTCCAACTTCATCAGACATTCTTCTGAATCAGCCAACGGCACTTTGTCATCTACATAGTGAATGTTATTCACCCATTTTCCAGTCATCTTaatattttcttctgtttctttaaTTAATATAATCAAAGACTCTCTATAAACGTTAAATAAAAGGTGTTTAGTGAATGCATAATGGAGATTTCAGGGAGAAATTCCAGTCCTATAGTGATTTAACAGGTGAAAATAGCTGCACTCAAAATGGTCAGTGAGGACAAAGTGCCAGCTAGTGTTATCCAGCAGAGAGGAGGCTTTATTGAAGACTTGTCCTTTGAAAAAATGTGACGTGCAGCACATAATGAGTGAGATGAGGTGATGAGTGAGATGAGGCAGAGATACTTGAAAAGTAAAGTGCTGGGATGGTAGTGGTGATGCACTGTTCTCATTAGAAAAGAGGGACTAAACTGGGGTGACCAAACGTGGCTCACTCATTTATACACAGGTGCAAACCTGTAGAGGCTATAGGTAAGCAGAGTGAAACATTCCATCTTCATCCAAGCCACACTGTAGTTGGAACTGGCAGTTTCTGTGAGCCACACTTTTATACAGAAGAAAAGGGCAGCCATGTGCCACGTTGCAGAACCATGTGAGCTTCATTTGTCCCCTGGGCTGCATGCTGACCACTGCTTCTAAATGCATACAGAGATGTTGTTTATCAAAGCAAGTGAGGCACCATTCTATCTCAATTGCTTCATTTCAAAACGAATGTACTGAATGTACTAAAATTATGAATGTCAATACATTATTGTCTGGATGACAGTGTGGCAGAAACATGCTTTGTGTACCACTGTCATATAGCTTCATCTGATTGGTTTAGAGAACAGCCAATCTGAGGATTTAGCTGCTAGGTCAGATGCCAAGTTTGGCAGAGCAATATTCCAATCTGTTTGAGTGATGCAGCTAATACTTCTCATTCCCACCCATCCCGAGAGAATACTACTTGCCagtcacctacagtgggatcCATGCTGACACACCCTTGAAGAAAAACGAACTCTTACTCACTCTAcagcaggggctctcaaacttcattgcaccgcgacccccttctgacaacaaaaattactacacaacctcAGGAAcgaggaccaaagcctgagcctgcccaagccccaccgtgctaggtgggggggccaaagcccgagccccactgccctgggcgaGGAGGCCAAAcatgaagcccaagggcttcagccccaggcaggggcctgtaacctgagcctcgCTGAGCCTCagactttggctttggccccaggcggtggggctcgagcttcagcaagtctaagccacccctggcaaccccattaaaatggggtcgcaacccactttggggtcctgacccacagtttaagAACTGCGGCTCGACAGTAACTGTGATACTTGGAGATGCTGTAGTCGGGGTGGATCCCATGACCCACCCTTCTTCCCTGCTTTTTGGAGTACTCGGAAATCCCAGGCTTTGAGTTGCCAGGGGCCTGAGGAAGGCTGGCCGTTGCTCTGACTTTAATGCTCTTGTACAGGAGCATGAGGAGGCCCAGGGTGCACATGCGGCTTTGAAAAGTTTCCTATCTCACACATGAGGCACATGTgcacctacagtgggatccacacaGACGACAGCGtatcaaagaaccacagttactgtagggGAACCAACTGGTTATTTTTCACACAGAGAGCACGTTACACCATTactctgtgatctgcactggctgccagtTGATTTCTAGAAGAAGGTTAAAGTATTGGTTTTGATTTATACAGTCTTAAATGAATTGGGTCTTGGCTATTTGAGAGAACTGTGGCTCTCACAGTGTAATAGTATGGCAGCTAGGATCCTCTGTGGATCCTTAGTTAACAGCTTTGTGGCTTAAATGGAAGTGGTCTGGCATCTATGAGTTCATGGCTTAGAAATTTCCTTCCCTTCCCATGATCTGCCAGAGTCTGGCTTCATACAACACTGCAAATCTCAGCTGTTTTCCCAgcctttttttggggtggggaggaagatttGATTGGCAGAGGGGGAGTAATAGGGAGGGGTATATTCTGGTGTGGGAAGGTTTCTAGGTTTACTTGACATGTTTTGATAGCTTGTTTTTAACTTTTATGACAGGCACAGTTGGAAAATGAAATAACGTTATTGACCATTTCACTGGGCATTTCTGGACTACAAAAGTGGTGTAATGGCACCCAGCAACACTGCCCAATAGTTTAgaacaagaaataaaaaataatcttaTTTATAGCTGAAATTGAAAGGGGAATTTAAAGAGGCAGAATGCAAGTACCCAAGCTGGAATTTGTTAGGACATTGAGGCTTAATCCCTATTAACTGCAAATACTGCCATAGGATTCTTAAATGACCACAAGACCTTGGTTTTACATCCCCTCTTGAAAGACAGTACGAGTAAACTAATAGTTGCAAGTCAAGGCCATTGTGTTCCATCTGTAATAATACATAGTCTGTAAAAGAAACCTTGCTGAACTAGTTCCCAATGCACTGGTTTATCTAAAAAATGACAGGGATCTGAAGTCTGGCTGTCTCTCATGATTGCAATTGGCCTAATTCTTCTTGTTGATTGACCTTCTTGCTGATATCCCTCTTTGTATTGCAGGTGAGTTCACCCCAGAAATGCAACTGAGAATACGTCAGGAGATTGAAAAGGAGAAGAAGGTGGAGCTATGGAAGGAACGGTTCTTTGAGAGTTACTATGGTCAAAGGTAAGAAACTGGATTGTCTTTTCTCTCATGGCATGTCCTGAGGCACCAGTTCCCAGAATTCAGAGCTCATTTTCTTTCATGGGACCCTCTTTTTCACTGGGCTTCTAAGTTGATTGAGGATTAACTCCATCTGGCTGTAATGGAATCacagaaaagacctattaggtcatctagttaATTCCTGGTCTGTGCTGGATTACTCCCTAAAGCGTGGTTTCCAGTGCTTTATCCAGTCTAGCTTTAGTGTTCCTTGCCTGCTGTAGTGGTGGATGTAGTCTAGGCTTCATacgtctcttccccacccccatcctcacaGTTTTGGGAGGTCCATCTCTTAAGTTTCTCTTGGCATATTCCAGCCAACTAAGTTATTCGACATTTACTTTGTCTTTGATTGTGATTTTTGACCTTCACATGTTCCGCAGCTATGCAGAACCTTGTGAATTCCCTGTGTGTCTTGATTCACACGCTGTTGAGCTGAACTCTCAGAATAAGTATGGTGTGGATTTCACAGATTGTTCTGTCTGCCTTATTCCTAGCTACAagcagccctgcctccccactgTGGGATGAGGGTTTGCAGGACATTTCAGGTTCCTCGATCAGTAGCTGTATGCTATAAGAAAGTGAAAAGAACAGAGGTAGGATTGATattgtaaaaataattaataaagtgTTCGTCTCTCTACAGAACTTCAATGATGAGGAGCTGTGCTCAGCTCTGGGACATCACCTCGCCTTCTGCCCGTTCATCTGTGCTGCTTTAACCCACATGGAGCTTGGGCTGCTCCAAACCTTACTCTCATGATCATGAGAATATCCAAGCTCTGGTGGGTTAGTGACACAGACGAATGTGGACAGCAGGCGCTGGCCAATAGAGATGAGGTCTTAGTTTGGTAAACTGCCCCAAAGGTGAAGCCCTTGTTTAAAATACACTTGACAACAGTAGACGTCACTAAAAAGTCAAATGTCCTTTCCTGCAGGGTCTCCAGGTTCTTGCAGCAGGGGCATTATTTCAGAAAAATGCTTGTGTGGGGaagaatggggggtgggaggggaagctgtCAGCATAAAGAACATTATATGTGATTATAGTATATCCTGAAAAGTATGAGGTGAACCAAAAGTGGAAGACATCATGGAGAATATTGACCTATGAAAagtcagggggaggggagcagaccaAGGTCTGGGAAGGGCAACTGCCCCTCTTGGCCTGTAGTAAATGATGCCTCTGCACTAGGGACAACACACTAATGGAGATTCCTTGTACTGTACAAGGGCAGGATTGGAGGGAACTGCAGATCTGGTTTCTGCACTTCTCAGAAATGGATACTGTTGTACCACATGACATCTCTGTCTGCCAAGAGTATCTTCTTGAAAAAGACAATGGTTATGAAACTAACATGTGAGaaagtgtttaaaaatcatgttagTTATCATTGGGCTGGTAGGAATCAATCCCATGGTGCTCTCTGGCTTCAGTAGACATCTGGCTTTTTATTCATGCCACAGACCAAGTTTGTATCAGTACCTACTGGGGGTGAATGCTACATCAGCTGTTTTTCTGGGAATTCAGGTTCAGATTTCCAGCTTGTTCATTTGTTacccaggctggtgggggatTAAGGGCAGTCTAGTGAGATGCTCCCAGCTTCCTGAGGGTGCAGAGTTGAGAAAGATATTAGATGTGGAGATCTTTATTCATCTGCAAACAGAAATGCTCTCCTGGAGGAAGTTTATTCCTTAACTTTTTTAGACTGAGGGTGCTTCAGTACTACACAAAATGCTGAAAAAAATGGTGCACTCTCTTGGGGGGTTGTATCCATTTCCAGATCCCTTTTGTAAACTCCAGGTTGTGAGGTTAAGGTCTAGGGGAGCCAGGTGGAAGTCCTGTGGGTTTGTTGGAATCTCCTACTGCTATATCCAGGGATGGCTGCTTAAAGGGAACTTTTATAACCAGCCATAGTAGCTTCTTGTATGTTGAACAGTTTAACCATTGGTCAAATCCTTTTCAGTTTGTGACCTGGGATAATTAGCATCTGTGTAGAAGGAAAGCCATTGGCCATGTAACCGGGCCCCTTTTGGTTGATTTTTAAAGAGCGCTGCTGCAGGACCATTAAGTTCTGTGTGGGTTGGAAGAGTGGTAGCTACAATGAAGAGCGTCAAAAATGGTGGGCTTGAAATCAGGGGAAATGGTATGTGCGAAGTGTTTCTTTAGGTTCTAGTATGGATACAGAACCCTCTGCCCCCATTTTCATGGCAAAAGAATGCTTTTTTCAGACTTATGTTTTACAAaacataatttttcttttttcttgttaGTTCTGGAATGAGTCCTGAAGAATCCAAGAGACTGACAACATACACCAGCACTCCTGAAACACAGGCCAGGAATCCACCAGCTGAGCAGATGAAATGCATGCCAGTCTCCAAGGCACCACCCAGTAAAGAAGAGAGAACTCCTCTGTCAGAGTCTAAAGCACAAGCAGTGCAGGTACCACCCCCAGCAGTGAaaaaaggaggagaggaaaaaagagaagaTGTGCATCCCCAATCAGGCAAACCTGCAGCATCAGCAAATTCCTCAGATAACAATGCACTGAAACTTAAGGACCAAACTCTCTCTAGGCCGCTGAAGGGTACTGAGGAATCCATGCAAGAGAAGCCACAAGCTGCCTCTGGTCAGAAGCCAGAACAAGACAGACAGCACACTCCATCCAAGGATCTGTCAGTAAAGGAGGACACAAGCACCTCAGCCTTGGCCCCAAACAAACCAAAGATCCCCAAAGCAGGCGAAGCAGTGGTGAGCATGGCGAGTCAAGTGACTCCACAGGAGACACCTAAAAAGGAACCCCCTGCAACTGAACAAATGGATGTCAGTGCTGAGGGCCTCAAGAGGAAGTCAGAGAGTCAGGAAGAAGCACCAATCAGTCCTGAAAAAAAGCCACGAATCATGGACAGCTGCCAGTACCAGCAGTCATTTCGGACCCAACCACAGTcctttcctgcagctggggagggggcacaggggcgAAAGGTTCCCCCACTCAAGGTAAAGGAAACTGGAGACAAGTCCATCATGGGGTTATACAAGCCACTTCCACTGGTAACTCttacaaaaaaatgttttgccgCTGTTTTGATTTCAATTGTCCATGTAAATCCCTCTATGTGCATGTTATAGTAATGAAAGGGTTTGATACAGGAATCCCAAAGCCCTGCTATTTGGCCACGGGAGTCTTCTGGCCTGCTGATCAGGTTAAATAAGGCTCTCTAAGACATGCACACTTGTCAAAGGGTATTTCAGGTCAATAGAGTGGCACAGTTGTAAAAGCCAGAACTGGAATAATAGGGGACACTATAGATCAATATGGAGTAACACTGGGAAAGCTGTGGAGGAGTCCCCAAGACTAAAATAGCAGGGAGGAGTGTGCAGTGCACTATAGATGTGTGAACATCCCCAAAGACTTGAATAGTGGATGAGGATTGAGGGATATTGGCAGCTTCCCACATTATGTCAAACAAAAAACAGCTATCCACCTCGGCCCAACAGAGCGCCAGGACCTCAAGATGATGGATCACTCCTTTGGGGCTTGGTGTGACTGACTGGATGCAATGTGCTGTCTCTCAATCCGAGCAGAAAATGGGAAAGACTTTTTGGGGAGGCCTCTCAGCTCTAAAAGCCCACCACCCGCTGAGACTTAGCAAGAGCTTAGATTCCTGCTGCAATCTAGATGTAGGAAAGGGAGCAATATATCAGCCACTGGTGTAAGGGAAAAATAAAAGAGAGGCTGTGAAGGGAAGGTTCCTAAATGTGATATATTTATCAAATACCTTTACTACTACTGACCATTTGGAAACCATCCAACTGGCAAATAATGGACATACTTTTTAAGGTCATATGACACTGTCTGTGCCAACAGGGCGGTGTGTATACAGATCgctgcagctccttcactgcCAGTGTATTATACACAATGATAGAATTTCAAATGTCTACCTCAtatggtaacattttcaaaaataggccCCACTTTTGTGGATGCAAAAGCATGGGTACAAATAATTATTGATGTAAAATTGTTCCCACAGTTACTTGCCCCCACAGTTTAGCATTTCTGAATGCTACAGATTTAAAATGTGTGTCTCTTTTCTACTTTTTTCCAGATTCCTGTCTCCAGAATCTCCCCGATGCCATTTCTTGCTAGCCAGGTCTCTCCCAGGGCTTACTTTCCAACCTCTGTCACCAGTCCTGGAAGAACAGGGGCCAGGACTTTGGCAGACATCAAAGCAAAAGCCCAACTGGCCAAGGCCCAGagggcagctgctgcagcagcagcagccgccgctgcTGCCTCCAATGGGGGAGCCATCCCAGGGCCTGGtccaggaggtggtggtggcccaggagggggaggaagagaggagaaGAGTAGTACAGCAACAAATGGAACCAATGAAACTGGAATTAAAGGCAGTGCACTGGAACTGGCAGGAACTGGAAGCGGGGGAAGTACGAGAAGGCCTTTTCCCCATTGTCCAGGGACCCATTCCCAAGCGGAGACCCAGGCCACAGAGCGGACATCACCTCTCAGTGTCTCTAGAGCACAACTACAGCAAACGCCCACAGTACAATCCAGAACTGCAACCAGCAACAAAGGCAAAGATTCATCATCACCAGCTCCACCAGCATTAGAGAAAATGAACAGAATAAAAGTGAGCCCTCCAAATGTGACTGTAAGTCAGGTTTCCAGACCATCCGTGGTCTCAAGCCACATCTATACTCTCAGTAATGACAGACAAGAGAAAGCACCTTCAGCTCCAGCAGCTCTAAGCCAGATCTCAGGGGCACCGCCTGTCAGGGACGAAGCAGTCTATGTCAATGTATCCAGAGCAGGTGCTGACAAAAATGTGACTAAGTCAGCACTTACTGCCACCGAAGAGATCAGCTTAAGTATTCCTAAGAGCAAACCTCTTTCCCCTCGGATGTCTTCGCAGGCAGTGGTAACCTCAGAAACTCAGGCTGCTGTTATGGTAGCATCTACTATCTCTACTCCATCCTATAGCACTTTGTCAGTAGCCCCTAGCCTTAAAGTACATATAGCTCCCTTGAGCACAAGTGGGCCCCTCCTGAAGACAAGCTCCAGTATTCCTGCTAACAATCCCTTGGTCACCCAGCTGCTCCAAGGTAAAGATGTCCCAATGGAACTAATCATGCCTAAGCCTCTCACCAAAGTAGAAATGAAAACTGTCCCACTAGCTCCAAATGAATCAAAAGGGTCGGCATTTTCCAGTGCCACAAGCACAGCTGGGAATGGCTCTGGAGGGGAAAGTGGTGAGAGACAATCAAATTTAGCCATGCAGCAACTTGGAAAGATATTTTTCCCAAGCAGGCAGTTGCCCCATGTTCCAAGGACCTTTCCCCTCTTTTCCGGAAAGGACCTGAGGAGCACTAGTATTGACCAATACCAGTGCCAAGAGGCACTCGACAAAGCCACTCAAGAGCAGAT harbors:
- the ASXL2 gene encoding putative Polycomb group protein ASXL2 isoform X6, whose amino-acid sequence is MLREQPYEIPLQVPSRLSQTCSPPSGCPSPSIPGGKVISPSQKHSKKALKQALKQQQQKQQQQQCRAGMPVSSNQHLLLKTVKAASDSTPAKPAWEGRQSDGQSSSPQNSTSSSSPSVKADNSLPGLGKKPFQRSDRLHARQLKRTKCAEIDVETPDSILVNTNLRALINKHTFSVLPTDCQQRLLLLLPEVDRQVGADGLMKMSGSALNNEFFTSAAQGWKERLSEGEFTPEMQLRIRQEIEKEKKVELWKERFFESYYGQSSGMSPEESKRLTTYTSTPETQARNPPAEQMKCMPVSKAPPSKEERTPLSESKAQAVQVPPPAVKKGGEEKREDVHPQSGKPAASANSSDNNALKLKDQTLSRPLKGTEESMQEKPQAASGQKPEQDRQHTPSKDLSVKEDTSTSALAPNKPKIPKAGEAVVSMASQVTPQETPKKEPPATEQMDVSAEGLKRKSESQEEAPISPEKKPRIMDSCQYQQSFRTQPQSFPAAGEGAQGRKVPPLKIPVSRISPMPFLASQVSPRAYFPTSVTSPGRTGARTLADIKAKAQLAKAQRAAAAAAAAAAAASNGGAIPGPGPGGGGGPGGGGREEKSSTATNGTNETGIKGSALELAGTGSGGSTRRPFPHCPGTHSQAETQATERTSPLSVSRAQLQQTPTVQSRTATSNKGKDSSSPAPPALEKMNRIKVSPPNVTVSQVSRPSVVSSHIYTLSNDRQEKAPSAPAALSQISGAPPVRDEAVYVNVSRAGADKNVTKSALTATEEISLSIPKSKPLSPRMSSQAVVTSETQAAVMVASTISTPSYSTLSVAPSLKVHIAPLSTSGPLLKTSSSIPANNPLVTQLLQGKDVPMELIMPKPLTKVEMKTVPLAPNESKGSAFSSATSTAGNGSGGESGERQSNLAMQQLGKIFFPSRQLPHVPRTFPLFSGKDLRSTSIDQYQCQEALDKATQEQILQTLIKRVQRQNLFSVLQPSQLSLVHSGFQLDNSSTSQRFMLGFMGRRTSKPAMSGHYLLNISTYGRGSESFRRGLSMNPENRLCLNDPSDDPKIEFGECEEIAGSGSSSDEGDADDESTGDEHEHIIVKEESLVSQVSGQHEREQRSHSVNASSDCNLPVRQNVKKEAVLSQQAAASQESVHQFPGGQVFDGTALARDLIQAAQEQMAHAMRGKMMHSKAEAYSASAPSADSVLQQPPLLSHPHPPKLYGNTAAQLIGPSYSGTINVSTSPDVNQGSLMTGLSECNQLASSMGNVMSFSVTVTTIPASQAMNPGNHNQTIPVQAFGDDNNMEDSPSKCYCRLKAMIMCKGCGAFCHDDCIGPSKLCVSCLVVR
- the ASXL2 gene encoding putative Polycomb group protein ASXL2 isoform X7 translates to MPVSSNQHLLLKTVKAASDSTPAKPAWEGRQSDGQSSSPQNSTSSSSPSVKADNSLPGLGKKPFQRSDRLHARQLKRTKCAEIDVETPDSILVNTNLRALINKHTFSVLPTDCQQRLLLLLPEVDRQVGADGLMKMSGSALNNEFFTSAAQGWKERLSEGEFTPEMQLRIRQEIEKEKKVELWKERFFESYYGQSSGMSPEESKRLTTYTSTPETQARNPPAEQMKCMPVSKAPPSKEERTPLSESKAQAVQVPPPAVKKGGEEKREDVHPQSGKPAASANSSDNNALKLKDQTLSRPLKGTEESMQEKPQAASGQKPEQDRQHTPSKDLSVKEDTSTSALAPNKPKIPKAGEAVVSMASQVTPQETPKKEPPATEQMDVSAEGLKRKSESQEEAPISPEKKPRIMDSCQYQQSFRTQPQSFPAAGEGAQGRKVPPLKVKETGDKSIMGLYKPLPLIPVSRISPMPFLASQVSPRAYFPTSVTSPGRTGARTLADIKAKAQLAKAQRAAAAAAAAAAAASNGGAIPGPGPGGGGGPGGGGREEKSSTATNGTNETGIKGSALELAGTGSGGSTRRPFPHCPGTHSQAETQATERTSPLSVSRAQLQQTPTVQSRTATSNKGKDSSSPAPPALEKMNRIKVSPPNVTVSQVSRPSVVSSHIYTLSNDRQEKAPSAPAALSQISGAPPVRDEAVYVNVSRAGADKNVTKSALTATEEISLSIPKSKPLSPRMSSQAVVTSETQAAVMVASTISTPSYSTLSVAPSLKVHIAPLSTSGPLLKTSSSIPANNPLVTQLLQGKDVPMELIMPKPLTKVEMKTVPLAPNESKGSAFSSATSTAGNGSGGESGERQSNLAMQQLGKIFFPSRQLPHVPRTFPLFSGKDLRSTSIDQYQCQEALDKATQEQILQTLIKRVQRQNLFSVLQPSQLSLVHSGFQLDNSSTSQRFMLGFMGRRTSKPAMSGHYLLNISTYGRGSESFRRGLSMNPENRLCLNDPSDDPKIEFGECEEIAGSGSSSDEGDADDESTGDEHEHIIVKEESLVSQVSGQHEREQRSHSVNASSDCNLPVRQNVKKEAVLSQQAAASQESVHQFPGGQVFDGTALARDLIQAAQEQMAHAMRGKMMHSKAEAYSASAPSADSVLQQPPLLSHPHPPKLYGNTAAQLIGPSYSGTINVSTSPDVNQGSLMTGLSECNQLASSMGNVMSFSVTVTTIPASQAMNPGNHNQTIPVQAFGDDNNMEDSPSKCYCRLKAMIMCKGCGAFCHDDCIGPSKLCVSCLVVR
- the ASXL2 gene encoding putative Polycomb group protein ASXL2 isoform X5 gives rise to the protein MLREQPYEIPLQVPSRLSQTCSPPSGCPSPSIPGGKVISPSQKHSKKALKQALKQQQQKQQQQQCRAGMPVSSNQHLLLKTVKAASDSTPAKPAWEGRQSDGQSSSPQNSTSSSSPSVKADNSLPGLGKKPFQRSDRLHARQLKRTKCAEIDVETPDSILVNTNLRALINKHTFSVLPTDCQQRLLLLLPEVDRQVGADGLMKMSGSALNNEFFTSAAQGWKERLSEGEFTPEMQLRIRQEIEKEKKVELWKERFFESYYGQSSGMSPEESKRLTTYTSTPETQARNPPAEQMKCMPVSKAPPSKEERTPLSESKAQAVQVPPPAVKKGGEEKREDVHPQSGKPAASANSSDNNALKLKDQTLSRPLKGTEESMQEKPQAASGQKPEQDRQHTPSKDLSVKEDTSTSALAPNKPKIPKAGEAVVSMASQVTPQETPKKEPPATEQMDVSAEGLKRKSESQEEAPISPEKKPRIMDSCQYQQSFRTQPQSFPAAGEGAQGRKVPPLKVKETGDKSIMGLYKPLPLIPVSRISPMPFLASQVSPRAYFPTSVTSPGRTGARTLADIKAKAQLAKAQRAAAAAAAAAAAASNGGAIPGPGPGGGGGPGGGGREEKSSTATNGTNETGIKGSALELAGTGSGGSTRRPFPHCPGTHSQAETQATERTSPLSVSRAQLQQTPTVQSRTATSNKGKDSSSPAPPALEKMNRIKVSPPNVTVSQVSRPSVVSSHIYTLSNDRQEKAPSAPAALSQISGAPPVRDEAVYVNVSRAGADKNVTKSALTATEEISLSIPKSKPLSPRMSSQAVVTSETQAAVMVASTISTPSYSTLSVAPSLKVHIAPLSTSGPLLKTSSSIPANNPLVTQLLQGKDVPMELIMPKPLTKVEMKTVPLAPNESKGSAFSSATSTAGNGSGGESGERQSNLAMQQLGKIFFPSRQLPHVPRTFPLFSGKDLRSTSIDQYQCQEALDKATQEQILQTLIKRVQRQNLFSVLQPSQLSLVHSGFQLDNSSTSQRFMLGFMGRRTSKPAMSGHYLLNISTYGRGSESFRRGLSMNPENRLCLNDPSDDPKIEFGECEEIAGSGSSSDEGDADDESTGDEHEHIIVKEESLVSQVSGQHEREQRSHSVNASSDCNLPVRQNVKKEAVLSQQAAASQESVHQFPGGQVFDGTALARDLIQAAQEQMAHAMRGKMMHSKAEAYSASAPSADSVLQQPPLLSHPHPPKLYGNTAAQLIGPSYSGTINVSTSPDVNQGSLMTGLSECNQLASSMGNVMSFSVTVTTIPASQAMNPGNHNQTIPVQAFGDDNNMEDSPSKCYCRLKAMIMCKGCGAFCHDDCIGPSKLCVSCLVVR
- the ASXL2 gene encoding putative Polycomb group protein ASXL2 isoform X1, which produces MREKGRRKKGRTWAEAARTVLEKYPNTPMSHKEILQVIQKEGLKEISGTSPLACLNAMLHTNSRGEEGIFYKVPGRMGVYTLKKDVPDGLKELSECSEESSDAQSDSQSSESSSSSSSSDGSSNKERKKSRWKRKVPSRLSQTCSPPSGCPSPSIPGGKVISPSQKHSKKALKQALKQQQQKQQQQQCRAGMPVSSNQHLLLKTVKAASDSTPAKPAWEGRQSDGQSSSPQNSTSSSSPSVKADNSLPGLGKKPFQRSDRLHARQLKRTKCAEIDVETPDSILVNTNLRALINKHTFSVLPTDCQQRLLLLLPEVDRQVGADGLMKMSGSALNNEFFTSAAQGWKERLSEGEFTPEMQLRIRQEIEKEKKVELWKERFFESYYGQSSGMSPEESKRLTTYTSTPETQARNPPAEQMKCMPVSKAPPSKEERTPLSESKAQAVQVPPPAVKKGGEEKREDVHPQSGKPAASANSSDNNALKLKDQTLSRPLKGTEESMQEKPQAASGQKPEQDRQHTPSKDLSVKEDTSTSALAPNKPKIPKAGEAVVSMASQVTPQETPKKEPPATEQMDVSAEGLKRKSESQEEAPISPEKKPRIMDSCQYQQSFRTQPQSFPAAGEGAQGRKVPPLKVKETGDKSIMGLYKPLPLIPVSRISPMPFLASQVSPRAYFPTSVTSPGRTGARTLADIKAKAQLAKAQRAAAAAAAAAAAASNGGAIPGPGPGGGGGPGGGGREEKSSTATNGTNETGIKGSALELAGTGSGGSTRRPFPHCPGTHSQAETQATERTSPLSVSRAQLQQTPTVQSRTATSNKGKDSSSPAPPALEKMNRIKVSPPNVTVSQVSRPSVVSSHIYTLSNDRQEKAPSAPAALSQISGAPPVRDEAVYVNVSRAGADKNVTKSALTATEEISLSIPKSKPLSPRMSSQAVVTSETQAAVMVASTISTPSYSTLSVAPSLKVHIAPLSTSGPLLKTSSSIPANNPLVTQLLQGKDVPMELIMPKPLTKVEMKTVPLAPNESKGSAFSSATSTAGNGSGGESGERQSNLAMQQLGKIFFPSRQLPHVPRTFPLFSGKDLRSTSIDQYQCQEALDKATQEQILQTLIKRVQRQNLFSVLQPSQLSLVHSGFQLDNSSTSQRFMLGFMGRRTSKPAMSGHYLLNISTYGRGSESFRRGLSMNPENRLCLNDPSDDPKIEFGECEEIAGSGSSSDEGDADDESTGDEHEHIIVKEESLVSQVSGQHEREQRSHSVNASSDCNLPVRQNVKKEAVLSQQAAASQESVHQFPGGQVFDGTALARDLIQAAQEQMAHAMRGKMMHSKAEAYSASAPSADSVLQQPPLLSHPHPPKLYGNTAAQLIGPSYSGTINVSTSPDVNQGSLMTGLSECNQLASSMGNVMSFSVTVTTIPASQAMNPGNHNQTIPVQAFGDDNNMEDSPSKCYCRLKAMIMCKGCGAFCHDDCIGPSKLCVSCLVVR